The window AATGCTGTTTTGTATTCTTTTAAAAGTTCGATTTCTTGGTTAATAGTTCCTAATAAATTTTTGATTCTCAATTCCTCTCGCTCAATTTGTTTGACGATGCTCTTTTGCTCACTCATATTGGGCATGGCTATTGTTTCGCTTTTTATCATTGTTCCTGTTATCAGTGGCTGTGCACTCTTATTAGCAAGCCTATTTAAATCTAAAAATTTTAATAAATAATATAAGAATAAATAATCTTGCGTAGTTTGGATTTGCAATGCGTTATCACTAATCCATTTACTACCAGTTACTAAATACACGTTGCCACAATAAGCACCAACTCTTCCAACAATTAAATCCACATCAGAGGAGGTAAAATCGTTTGTGTACCCCAAAATGCCATTTCCTCCATAGACTGGATATATTCCATTTGGGTCTATATCATCATTAGAAAATCCTTTTCCACTCTTTATATTAATTAAATATCTCAATTTCTTAACCTCCCAATGCGCTGGTATTTCTCCCAACCACTCAACCCCACTATCTTTCATGGGTACATTAGGGTTTAAACCTTTTGTTACCGCTTGGTTAATCATAGCCGTTCGCTCTTCGTTTAAAAGCGCTATTAAATTTTGCTTATCAGCGATGAGTTTATCTATTTTAGTGGTTTTTTGGTCGAGGTATTTAGCGATTTGGGTTTGTTCGACGAGTGTTGGACAGATAAATCTAAACTCGTTAAAAACGTTTTGATACAAGTGTAAAATTGTAGAACCGCTTTTATTATTATTGAAGAAAGAATCAAATACATCAGATACTAAAATCCAATACATAAATCCAGTAATGTAATCTTCAGTTTTGGGTCGAGTTACAAACACGCCACTATTCAATGTTGCAATAGTTGGAATGTCTTTAACCAAGGCTATCTTACCAATTGTTCCATCTTTCGTAATTAATAAATCATCTTCTTTAAGCTGGATATAAGGGTCTTCGTCATACCTTTCTTTAGTTATTTGATAACAAGAATTCCAGTTTATTTTACCATCCTTGAAATCAGTTCCAGTTACAACATAACTTTCTCCAACCTCCAAAAACTCTTCTGACCTCAAACCTTGCCAACCAATTCTTCCTTTAACATATGTCGTATGCTTAATTCTTTTGATTATCCAATGCTCCGGTATTTCCCCAATCCACTCAATCCCCGAATCCTTATAACTTTCGTATCTCTTCATTCTGGGCAATTTTAAATCGTGATAAATATTTACCAAATCCCCACATTGCGTCATCCCAATGTTTGTAATTTTCTATCTGAGGTTTTAAGCTATTAAAATAGGATAGGTATTCTTCGTAGTGAATTAATTTCTTTTTTTCACTTAATGGAATTTCTTTAATTGTTTTATTCACCAAAAAGTTATGTGCTCTAAATACATGCATATCATAAATTGGAAAATTCTCTTTGTCTACAATATGTGTTAGAAAAATTAACCAAATGGCAGTAGTGAGGTTTGGTGTTATACTTTTTACATCATCTACAGAAGTGATACCGTTTGTCTTAAGTAAGTTTATTTCACTTACTAAATCTCCAACTTTAGCATTAAATGATTTACGCTTTGGCCCAGAAAGAATTGTTCCGTTCTTCCACTCAAAAAGTTTCAACAAATCATCAGAAGTGAGTTCTTCTTTACCAATCGGCACATTATAATATTCATCTTCTTTGTTTCGGCTGTAATTATAGTAAGTGCGCCAATACGAAATAAAAGATTTAAAATCTGTTTCCTCGAAAGATGGAACTGGGAAATAATGTTGGTTTACCATTCTAAAGACCTTTTTCTTTTAATAGCTGAGTAACTTCTTTACGAGCTTCAGCAAAATCCCGTTCAATAATATCTAAAACGGCTTTTGAAAAGTTGGCTGTATCTTCTGGTTTAAAATCATAGTCTTGTCTTAGAAAATGAATATAATTATGAGGCGTATCAATATGCTCGAGGTTTTGGTATTTATCTGAAATCCTATCTATAACAAATTGTTGTATTTCATCTTCAATATCATGCCCTTCTAAAATAATTCTGAATGACGCCTCACTTGTAAATATATCCTCTACAAAAATGGCATAATATAAAATTCCTCCTTTTAATTCTGGAAAAGTAAAGTATCTTCTGTCCATTGAGCGCTTGGCGTGAATAGGCAAACCTAATGTTTCTCCAACAATTGTCACCTGCCTAAGTATATGGTTAGTAGCATCTTCCTTTATCTTTGAAAGCTCATTAATTTTATCAATGTGCTCAAAGTAAAACTTAAGCTTATTTTTTTGTGTATCTGACATGTAGAAAGTGTTAATGTTTTCTATGAAATCTTTTAAATAGACGACATATTTATGGTTTGCATTCAATATATAATCACCCAAGTTTTTAAGGACTCGCTTACATAACTGTTGATGGGTAATATTTATATATCTAGCATCTTTTACGGTTAATGAATAAAGACTAAGCACAATTCCGACTTTGTTTTCTTCTAAAATCAACGGGTAATGATTCCAATAATCGTTTAAGTCATTATTTAAAAGATGATATATCTTATTCTCAATAATAATAACTTTATCTTCATCGGTAGATAGAATTGCCAAATCAATTCTTTTATCATTAATAGTTCTTACCTCTCTGGCAATAGTCCAATCAACAAATGATAAATCTTTTTTGTGGCTTATCAATTCCAATAAGGAAGTAAGAAATAAATCTTTAAAACCGTGGTCTTCTGTGTAATCAAAAAAGAATTGTAATAGATTGCTATTTACATTCTCGTAATGTGGCATCCCAGCGATATCAAGAAAATTCTTTTCTCTTTTTTCCTGTTTTGAGATTTCTTTATTTAGTATTTCTTTGTACTCAATTTCTAATTCTTTCATTATGCAATCACCTCCTTAATTAAACCCAAAGTTTCATTTTCAAGCGCCATAATATCATTACGGATATCGGCTAAACTGCGCAAGGGTTTGTATTGGTAAAAGTATTTGGTAAAGTTAAGCTCGTAACCAATTTTGGTTTTGCTTTCATCTATCCAGGCATCGGGTACATGTGGCAAAACTTCACGCTTTAAATAAGCCTGTATATCATCCTTTAAGGGGATGTTTTCGGTATCGCGTAAACTGCTATCGGCTTTCGGTAAACCTTTTTTATCGAGCTTAATGTTTCCTTTGGCATCGCGTTCTGGTCGCTCTACGGTAACTTTGCTATAGCCAAAATCTTTATTATCGAATATTTTGCTGTAATCGTTGGGTACAAAATCGCCATAAGTTTCGGTAATGTTGCTAATGTGGCTTGCAGCTAATTCGTTACGCTTATTCCCTAACGATTTGCTCATCTTTTTAAACAAATCTACCGCATTAATTAACTGCACCTTGCCTTTTCTGTTTTTAGGTTTGTGGTTTGATATTAGCCAAATGTAGGTGCTAATGCCTGTGTTGTAAAACAGCTGGTTGGGTAGCGCAATTACCGCCTCCAACATATCGTTTTCTATAATCCATTGCCTAATGCTACTTTCGTTTTTGGTAGCACTTGGACTTCCAGAAAACATTGGAGAACCATTAAATACAATGGCTAAACGAGAACCTTCTGGTTTCATTTTGGCAATAAGGTGCATTAAAAATAAAAAGGAACCATCGCTGGTTGAGGGCAAGCCTGCACCAAAGCGCCCGCCATGTCCTTTTTCATCGTGCTCAGCTTTTACCTTTTTGGCTATCTTTTCCCATTTTACGCCAAAAGGTGGATTGGTGATGAGGTAATCAAACTGTTCGCCAGCCAAATGATCTTCAGATATGCTGTTTCCTTTTTTAATGTTAACCGGGTTTTGACCTTTGATTAACATATCCGATTTACAAATGGCATATGATTCAGGATTTAACTCCTGACCGAAAACTTCTAAACGGGCATCGGGATTAAGTTCGTTTAGATACTCTTCGGCAACGCTAAGCATTCCGCCTGTACCGGCGCAACAATCGTATATGGTTTTTACAATTCCTTTTTTGGTGAGGATATCGTGATCATTTAAAAATAACAGATTAATCATTAAACGAATTACTTCGCGAGGGGTAAAGTGCTCTCCGGCGGTTTCGTTAGATATCTCTGCAAATTTCCGAATCAATTCTTCAAACAGATAACCCATTTCCATGCTGCTTACCTTATCAGGATGCAAATCAATTTCCTGAAAACGTTTAACCACCATAAAAAGCAGGTTGTTATCATCCATGCGGTTGATTTGGTTTTCGAATTCGAATTGTTCGATAATTTCCCTAGCCTCGGTAGAAAAACCATTGATATAATCACGCAGATTAGCAGCGATGTTATTGGGGTCAGCAATTAATTTATCAAAATCAAAGTTACTTCTATTATGAAAACTGTAACCGGCAACCTTATTCAAAATTGGATCAAAATTTTGAATCTTCATTACCGTGGCTTGCTCGTATTTTTTAAGTACATCTGCTTTAGTAGCCTGCAATACGCAATCAAGGCGACGTAAAACGGTAAGTGGTAAAATCACTTTTCCGTAATCGCTTTGTTTATAGTCGCCGCGAAGTAAATCGGCGATAGACCAGATAAAGTTGGCTGTTTCTTTAAAATTTTTCATTAGAATAATTGGTGTTCGGCTTAAAGCACCTAAAATAGAGAAATATTATTCGTTTTGTGTAAAATGTAGGTGATATTGAATACCTGGCTTCACTAAAAAACAAAGTTCCTCTTACCAAAGGAACTTTGTTTAATCTTCATAAACTGATTGCTAAGTAATTATGAGGTGTGGCATGATTTTGAACAATGCACACAACCATTGATTTTCTTAGATGGCTGTTTCTGTTTCGCTGCCGTAACCGCTAGCGCACAAGAACTATAATAACCTAAGTCATCATAATTTTGCGTTGGATAATAGGTACATCCATTTTCATGAACTTCATAATCTCCATTAGCTTGTTGATTCAAGTTTAATCTGTAATTAGCCATTTCGTTTGGTTTAAAGTTTATATTATTCAAACTTCAGTAAATATTGGAAGAGTTTTCTACGGTTTCCCGTATTCCACAATAGCGTGTCTCATTATTTACAATCTAAACTTACGAATGAAACAATGTGTCTTAGAATGGAGATTTCAGCAAAAAATCCAACGATCAATAAAAAACCACCCCCGCCCCTCCTTGAAAATAAGGAGGGGAGTTTCCGTTTATAGTTTAAAACCCTAAATAATTTATCAAAATACATTACAGCTGCTATGAAGAAGGCACTACGCTAGTGATATGCGTCACATTAGCAAATGCAAAAAATCCACTTACCCCTATAAGTTGTACAAAATTTCCTTATCTTGATTTTAATTAACCATTTATAAACCTCTAAACTAAATTTTATGTCTCCATCGTATGAAACCGGCCATGCCAAAAATGTGGCCAATTTTGAAACCCTAATCTCTTTTGTAACCGGCTACGGTGCGGCTTACAATCCAAGTAATGTGGCAATCCAGCTTACGGGTTTACAAACCAAGGCGGCAAACGCTAAAACTGCAACGGAAAACCTGAACAATTTATTAGCCATTTACAGCACACTTGTAGCAGCTCGAAGAGATGCGTTCGAGCCGTTGAGCAAATTAAGTACCCGTGTGTTCAATTCCTTAAAAGCATCATCGGCCTCACAATCTAATATCGATAGTGCAGAAACCAATCACCGTAAGCTGCAAGGAAGAAGAGCGTCTCCAAAACTTACAGAAGAAGAGAAACAAAGCTTAATTGCTGTAGGCAAAGAAGTAAAGCAAATTTCTGTATCGCAACAAAGTTTCGACAGCCAGTTAGATTCGCTCGATAAGCAAATTAAGTTATTAAGTGTTATTCCCGCTTATGCCCCTAACGAAGTGGAATTGCAAACCGCCACTTTAACCAATTTACACACTGATTTGACGCAGAAAAACAGAGCAACCATAAACCAAATTACAACCTTGAGTAGCGCTAGAATTGCCCGCGACGAAGAAATGTATAACGTAGAAATCGGACTGATTGTGGTAGCTTTAGATACCAAGAACTATGCAAAATCGCTCTTCGGTGTCAGTACGCCGCAATACAAACAAATTTCTAGTTTGCCATTTAAGAATCAAAAAATTTAGGCTAAATGAAAAAAAATCATCCCAATCCATCCAATCGATAAGCAGCGGTCGATAAAAAAATCTTCCGCTGCTTTTGTTTTAACATCCGTTTGCATTGTTTTGTCTCCCGCTTTCGTTATTTTGCTATCCGCTCTAGTTGTTTTGTCATCCGCACTTATTGTTTTACCGTTTGC is drawn from Pedobacter mucosus and contains these coding sequences:
- a CDS encoding PD-(D/E)XK nuclease family protein, which encodes MKELEIEYKEILNKEISKQEKREKNFLDIAGMPHYENVNSNLLQFFFDYTEDHGFKDLFLTSLLELISHKKDLSFVDWTIAREVRTINDKRIDLAILSTDEDKVIIIENKIYHLLNNDLNDYWNHYPLILEENKVGIVLSLYSLTVKDARYINITHQQLCKRVLKNLGDYILNANHKYVVYLKDFIENINTFYMSDTQKNKLKFYFEHIDKINELSKIKEDATNHILRQVTIVGETLGLPIHAKRSMDRRYFTFPELKGGILYYAIFVEDIFTSEASFRIILEGHDIEDEIQQFVIDRISDKYQNLEHIDTPHNYIHFLRQDYDFKPEDTANFSKAVLDIIERDFAEARKEVTQLLKEKGL
- a CDS encoding type I restriction-modification system subunit M; this encodes MKNFKETANFIWSIADLLRGDYKQSDYGKVILPLTVLRRLDCVLQATKADVLKKYEQATVMKIQNFDPILNKVAGYSFHNRSNFDFDKLIADPNNIAANLRDYINGFSTEAREIIEQFEFENQINRMDDNNLLFMVVKRFQEIDLHPDKVSSMEMGYLFEELIRKFAEISNETAGEHFTPREVIRLMINLLFLNDHDILTKKGIVKTIYDCCAGTGGMLSVAEEYLNELNPDARLEVFGQELNPESYAICKSDMLIKGQNPVNIKKGNSISEDHLAGEQFDYLITNPPFGVKWEKIAKKVKAEHDEKGHGGRFGAGLPSTSDGSFLFLMHLIAKMKPEGSRLAIVFNGSPMFSGSPSATKNESSIRQWIIENDMLEAVIALPNQLFYNTGISTYIWLISNHKPKNRKGKVQLINAVDLFKKMSKSLGNKRNELAASHISNITETYGDFVPNDYSKIFDNKDFGYSKVTVERPERDAKGNIKLDKKGLPKADSSLRDTENIPLKDDIQAYLKREVLPHVPDAWIDESKTKIGYELNFTKYFYQYKPLRSLADIRNDIMALENETLGLIKEVIA
- a CDS encoding restriction endonuclease subunit S, yielding MKRYESYKDSGIEWIGEIPEHWIIKRIKHTTYVKGRIGWQGLRSEEFLEVGESYVVTGTDFKDGKINWNSCYQITKERYDEDPYIQLKEDDLLITKDGTIGKIALVKDIPTIATLNSGVFVTRPKTEDYITGFMYWILVSDVFDSFFNNNKSGSTILHLYQNVFNEFRFICPTLVEQTQIAKYLDQKTTKIDKLIADKQNLIALLNEERTAMINQAVTKGLNPNVPMKDSGVEWLGEIPAHWEVKKLRYLINIKSGKGFSNDDIDPNGIYPVYGGNGILGYTNDFTSSDVDLIVGRVGAYCGNVYLVTGSKWISDNALQIQTTQDYLFLYYLLKFLDLNRLANKSAQPLITGTMIKSETIAMPNMSEQKSIVKQIEREELRIKNLLGTINQEIELLKEYKTALISEVVTGKIDVRDEVIANCHAEPVEAHSLAN